The proteins below come from a single Poecilia reticulata strain Guanapo linkage group LG5, Guppy_female_1.0+MT, whole genome shotgun sequence genomic window:
- the il19l gene encoding interleukin 19 like isoform X2, which yields MKMLLSSSVLLLLLLGLLNGPAESRTLHMDGCSANVHVHELHQYFSEIKSDAISADGEIGVKLLDASLMKNVQEGQTCCFVRLLLRFYVERVFSSYESSQPSQQRCSSALANAFVSIRREMHKCHCHCGEETQRTIDSVLANFDKLQIQQAAQKAVGELGTVLDWLEQLGSKS from the exons ATGAAGATGCTGCTCAGTTCTTCcgtgctcctcctcctcctcctgggtTTACTGAACGGGCCTGCGGAGAGCCGGACACTGCACATGGACGGCTGCTCTGCCAACGTTCACGTCCATGAACTACACCAGTACTTCTCTGAGATAAAATCAGATGCG ATATCGGCGGACGGCGAGATTGGAGTGAAACTTCTGGATGCATCTCTGATGAAGAACGTTCAG GAGGGCCAGACGTGCTGCTTTGTGCGCCTCCTGCTGCGTTTCTACGTCGAACGAGTCTTCAGCAGCTACGAGTCCTCTCAGCCGAGTCAGCAGCGCTGCTCCAGCGCCTTGGCAAACGCTTTTGTCAGCATCAGAAGGGAAATGCATAAATGT CACTGCCACTGCGGAGAAGAAACCCAGAGAACGATTGACTCGGTGCTCGCCAACTTTGACAAG CTGCAGATCCAGCAGGCGGCGCAGAAGGCTGTAGGCGAACTGGGCACAGTGCTGGACTGGCTGGAGCAACTGGGATCTAAATCATAA
- the il19l gene encoding interleukin 19 like isoform X1, which produces MEAQRHTSSPGLILSGNTQLHLQVTTVMKMLLSSSVLLLLLLGLLNGPAESRTLHMDGCSANVHVHELHQYFSEIKSDAISADGEIGVKLLDASLMKNVQEGQTCCFVRLLLRFYVERVFSSYESSQPSQQRCSSALANAFVSIRREMHKCHCHCGEETQRTIDSVLANFDKLQIQQAAQKAVGELGTVLDWLEQLGSKS; this is translated from the exons ATGGAGGCTCAGAGACACACATCCTCTCCAGGACTCATCCTCTCAGGTAACACACAG CTTCACCTGCAGGTAACCACAGTGATGAAGATGCTGCTCAGTTCTTCcgtgctcctcctcctcctcctgggtTTACTGAACGGGCCTGCGGAGAGCCGGACACTGCACATGGACGGCTGCTCTGCCAACGTTCACGTCCATGAACTACACCAGTACTTCTCTGAGATAAAATCAGATGCG ATATCGGCGGACGGCGAGATTGGAGTGAAACTTCTGGATGCATCTCTGATGAAGAACGTTCAG GAGGGCCAGACGTGCTGCTTTGTGCGCCTCCTGCTGCGTTTCTACGTCGAACGAGTCTTCAGCAGCTACGAGTCCTCTCAGCCGAGTCAGCAGCGCTGCTCCAGCGCCTTGGCAAACGCTTTTGTCAGCATCAGAAGGGAAATGCATAAATGT CACTGCCACTGCGGAGAAGAAACCCAGAGAACGATTGACTCGGTGCTCGCCAACTTTGACAAG CTGCAGATCCAGCAGGCGGCGCAGAAGGCTGTAGGCGAACTGGGCACAGTGCTGGACTGGCTGGAGCAACTGGGATCTAAATCATAA